From the genome of Glycine max cultivar Williams 82 chromosome 2, Glycine_max_v4.0, whole genome shotgun sequence, one region includes:
- the LOC100781108 gene encoding transcriptional regulator STERILE APETALA codes for MSSTSSSSSSSSSSTSSSTPYDAVAPDIPGPSTRRTGGSGQFEASSSSQRQRAMNEVLPEPLLEALATQLALDAANYNGRLSAASALAILFQVCSTWREVSRSDLLWQRLTRRIWRRTYQLRATWQLEYMYWHRTARNFSTGRHRFFDQAVFDPSDHHHHLLCRCLALSDTHLACGFVDGSVRLFDLETRAHVTTFLSLHGHLFGPFSRSVSGIVIINSSITFARLDGDIYVDNVDGPGPIQARRAVEGDVVNNGVLVGFAGTGRWWVGLYAGIAGRAFQIWDARSEERVFVGGSLTDPETVMGWHMLTELVEAVGRVRVTEREYVVACTASRMVCFSFRNPEVLLRDVGSTMGFVVSSLDASQEAYVVLERNGVGTVRRASTYERLSRFRLNRLWVRGLWACMNLGYVLTYSPAPSPSPSLRVWDIEQAIGRLCVTLGVRAGYVNSLVANDRHVSISSNDNNINLLDFGVQDP; via the exons ATGTCTTCTACTTCTTCTTCGTCgtcgtcatcatcatcatctactTCTTCTTCAACTCCATATGACGCTGTTGCCCCTGATATCCCTGGCCCTAGTACGAGGAGAACCGGTGGTAGTGGTCAATTTGAAGCTTCTTCCTCCTCTCAACGTCAACGTGCTATGAACGAGGTCTTGCCTGAACCTTTACTTGAAGCTTTGGCCACCCAACTTGCCCTTGATGCTGCCAACTACAATGGTCGTCTTTCTGCTGCTTCTGCCCTTGCCATTTTATTTCAG GTTTGTTCCACGTGGCGAGAGGTGTCGCGGTCGGATCTGCTGTGGCAGCGGCTCACGAGACGCATCTGGAGACGCACCTATCAACTGAGGGCCACGTGGCAGCTGGAGTACATGTATTGGCATCGGACGGCCAGGAACTTCTCGACAGGGAGACACAGGTTTTTCGACCAAGCAGTGTTCGACCCTTCGGATCATCACCACCATCTGCTCTGTCGCTGCCTCGCCCTGTCCGACACTCACCTGGCGTGCGGCTTCGTCGACGGCTCCGTGCGTCTCTTCGACCTCGAAACCCGAGCCCACGTCACCACCTTCTTGTCTCTACACGGCCACCTCTTTGGGCCCTTCTCGCGCTCCGTCTCGGGCATCGTTATAATCAACTCCAGCATCACCTTCGCCAGGCTGGATGGGGATATTTACGTGGATAATGTGGACGGGCCTGGGCCCATTCAGGCTCGCCGGGCCGTGGAAGGTGACGTGGTCAACAACGGGGTGTTGGTTGGGTTCGCGGGAACGGGGCGGTGGTGGGTTGGCCTCTACGCGGGAATAGCGGGCCGGGCTTTTCAGATATGGGACGCGCGCAGTGAAGAGCGCGTGTTCGTTGGTGGGTCTTTGACGGATCCAGAAACGGTTATGGGGTGGCACATGCTGACGGAGCTAGTTGAAGCCGTGGGTCGCGTGCGCGTGACGGAGCGTGAGTATGTGGTGGCGTGCACGGCTTCGAGGATGGTTTGTTTCAGTTTTCGGAACCCGGAGGTGTTGTTGCGGGACGTGGGGTCCACGATGGGGTTCGTGGTGAGTTCGCTGGACGCGAGTCAGGAGGCCTATGTAGTGTTGGAGAGGAACGGCGTGGGAACGGTTCGGCGAGCGAGCACGTATGAGCGGTTGAGCCGGTTTCGGTTAAACCGGTTATGGGTTCGGGGGTTGTGGGCCTGCATGAACCTTGGCTACGTCTTAACCTATTCGCCTGCGCCTTCTCCTTCGCCTTCCTTGAGGGTTTGGGACATTGAGCAAGCCATAGGACGCTTGTGTGTCACTCTTGGGGTCAGAGCTGGATACGTTAATAGCTTGGTGGCAAATGACAGACACGTCTCTATCTCTTCCAATGACAATAACATTAACTTATTGGATTTTGGTGTACAGGATCCTTAG
- the LOC100791053 gene encoding phytochromobilin:ferredoxin oxidoreductase, chloroplastic isoform X6 translates to MGFRISGSSSSSCFCLQRTLLPPLTAIATSTRGFKRRSNCIPSCSVSYRKFVEFALDETTLHTHLIPSPLQEKYNFMNSKDGKGTLSMLSFEGAKIRLLRSLIIETETMQVLDFTVFPKAEYDIPIFCANFFTSAKTNIVVLDLNPLHDIINQHEYKEKYFKSLIPLGLKYAEVWLKLICKADKETDESQIFHNLEAQHRYLTWRVEKDPGQGVLKKLIGDTLAKDMLRSFLFNGVDELGSKTFNDYFPRYCCQEGTLNKKGNVIGKSFENRPWNARGEFIGE, encoded by the exons ATGGGTTTTAGAATTAGCGGTTCCTCCTCTTCATCATGCTTTTGTTTGCAACGTACGCTTCTTCCTCCGTTAACAGCAATAGCCACTTCCACTCGTGGCTTCAAGAGGAGGAGTAATTGCATACCGAGTTGTTCAGTATCTTATCGCAAGTTTGTTGAGTTTGCTTTGGATGAAACCACACTCCACACTCACTTGATCCCTTCGCCTTTACAG GAAAAGTACAATTTCATGAATTCCAAGGATGGTAAAGGAACTCTTAGTATGCTATCATTTGAAGGTGCCAAAATTAGGCTTCTACGAAGTTTGATCATTGAGACAGAAACAATGcag GTTTTGGATTTTACTGTCTTTCCAAAAGCAGAATATGACATACCCATATTTTGTGCTAACTTTTTCACCTCTGCTAAAACAAACATTGTTGTGTT GGACCTTAACCCCTTGCATGATATCATCAATCAGCATGAGTACAAGGAGAAGTACTTTAAAAGCTTAATTCCTCTCGGCCTTAAATATGCTGAG GTATGGTTGAAATTGATATGCAAAGCAGATAAAGAGACAGATGAATCTCAGATTTTCCACAACCTCGAAGCACAACATAGATATCTAACATGGAGAGTTGAAAAG GATCCAGGACAAGGTGTTTTGAAGAAGCTGATTGGTGACACACTTGCCAAG GATATGCTGAGAAGCTTTCTCTTTAATGGAGTTGATGAACTAGGAAGCAAAACATTCAATGATTATTTTCCACGCTACTGCTGTCAAGAGGGAACTCTAAATAAAAAAGGCAATGTTATTGGGAAGTCCTTTGAAAATCGCCCATGGAATGCTAGAGGAGAATTTATTG GTGAATGA
- the LOC100791053 gene encoding phytochromobilin:ferredoxin oxidoreductase, chloroplastic isoform X3 gives MGFRISGSSSSSCFCLQRTLLPPLTAIATSTRGFKRRSNCIPSCSVSYRKFVEFALDETTLHTHLIPSPLQEKYNFMNSKDGKGTLSMLSFEGAKIRLLRSLIIETETMQVLDFTVFPKAEYDIPIFCANFFTSAKTNIVVLDLNPLHDIINQHEYKEKYFKSLIPLGLKYAELFPWGGKLTSESINFFSPIVIWTKFTSNPEKYDILYSAFREYYKVWLKLICKADKETDESQIFHNLEAQHRYLTWRVEKDPGQGVLKKLIGDTLAKDMLRSFLFNGVDELGSKTFNDYFPRYCCQEGTLNKKGNVIGKSFENRPWNARGEFIGE, from the exons ATGGGTTTTAGAATTAGCGGTTCCTCCTCTTCATCATGCTTTTGTTTGCAACGTACGCTTCTTCCTCCGTTAACAGCAATAGCCACTTCCACTCGTGGCTTCAAGAGGAGGAGTAATTGCATACCGAGTTGTTCAGTATCTTATCGCAAGTTTGTTGAGTTTGCTTTGGATGAAACCACACTCCACACTCACTTGATCCCTTCGCCTTTACAG GAAAAGTACAATTTCATGAATTCCAAGGATGGTAAAGGAACTCTTAGTATGCTATCATTTGAAGGTGCCAAAATTAGGCTTCTACGAAGTTTGATCATTGAGACAGAAACAATGcag GTTTTGGATTTTACTGTCTTTCCAAAAGCAGAATATGACATACCCATATTTTGTGCTAACTTTTTCACCTCTGCTAAAACAAACATTGTTGTGTT GGACCTTAACCCCTTGCATGATATCATCAATCAGCATGAGTACAAGGAGAAGTACTTTAAAAGCTTAATTCCTCTCGGCCTTAAATATGCTGAG CTTTTTCCATGGGGAGGGAAGCTCACAAGTGAgtccataaattttttttcaccaaTTGTCATCTGGACAAAGTTTACCTCAAACCCAGAAAAATATGATATTCTGTATTCCGCATTTAGGGAATATTACAAG GTATGGTTGAAATTGATATGCAAAGCAGATAAAGAGACAGATGAATCTCAGATTTTCCACAACCTCGAAGCACAACATAGATATCTAACATGGAGAGTTGAAAAG GATCCAGGACAAGGTGTTTTGAAGAAGCTGATTGGTGACACACTTGCCAAG GATATGCTGAGAAGCTTTCTCTTTAATGGAGTTGATGAACTAGGAAGCAAAACATTCAATGATTATTTTCCACGCTACTGCTGTCAAGAGGGAACTCTAAATAAAAAAGGCAATGTTATTGGGAAGTCCTTTGAAAATCGCCCATGGAATGCTAGAGGAGAATTTATTG GTGAATGA
- the LOC100791053 gene encoding phytochromobilin:ferredoxin oxidoreductase, chloroplastic isoform X5, translating into MGFRISGSSSSSCFCLQRTLLPPLTAIATSTRGFKRRSNCIPSCSVSYRKFVEFALDETTLHTHLIPSPLQEKYNFMNSKDGKGTLSMLSFEGAKIRLLRSLIIETETMQVLDFTVFPKAEYDIPIFCANFFTSAKTNIVVLDLNPLHDIINQHEYKEKYFKSLIPLGLKYAEVWLKLICKADKETDESQIFHNLEAQHRYLTWRVEKDPGQGVLKKLIGDTLAKDMLRSFLFNGVDELGSKTFNDYFPRYCCQEGTLNKKGNVIGKSFENRPWNARGEFIEYFR; encoded by the exons ATGGGTTTTAGAATTAGCGGTTCCTCCTCTTCATCATGCTTTTGTTTGCAACGTACGCTTCTTCCTCCGTTAACAGCAATAGCCACTTCCACTCGTGGCTTCAAGAGGAGGAGTAATTGCATACCGAGTTGTTCAGTATCTTATCGCAAGTTTGTTGAGTTTGCTTTGGATGAAACCACACTCCACACTCACTTGATCCCTTCGCCTTTACAG GAAAAGTACAATTTCATGAATTCCAAGGATGGTAAAGGAACTCTTAGTATGCTATCATTTGAAGGTGCCAAAATTAGGCTTCTACGAAGTTTGATCATTGAGACAGAAACAATGcag GTTTTGGATTTTACTGTCTTTCCAAAAGCAGAATATGACATACCCATATTTTGTGCTAACTTTTTCACCTCTGCTAAAACAAACATTGTTGTGTT GGACCTTAACCCCTTGCATGATATCATCAATCAGCATGAGTACAAGGAGAAGTACTTTAAAAGCTTAATTCCTCTCGGCCTTAAATATGCTGAG GTATGGTTGAAATTGATATGCAAAGCAGATAAAGAGACAGATGAATCTCAGATTTTCCACAACCTCGAAGCACAACATAGATATCTAACATGGAGAGTTGAAAAG GATCCAGGACAAGGTGTTTTGAAGAAGCTGATTGGTGACACACTTGCCAAG GATATGCTGAGAAGCTTTCTCTTTAATGGAGTTGATGAACTAGGAAGCAAAACATTCAATGATTATTTTCCACGCTACTGCTGTCAAGAGGGAACTCTAAATAAAAAAGGCAATGTTATTGGGAAGTCCTTTGAAAATCGCCCATGGAATGCTAGAGGAGAATTTATTG AATATTTTAGGTGA
- the LOC100791053 gene encoding phytochromobilin:ferredoxin oxidoreductase, chloroplastic isoform X2, giving the protein MGFRISGSSSSSCFCLQRTLLPPLTAIATSTRGFKRRSNCIPSCSVSYRKFVEFALDETTLHTHLIPSPLQEKYNFMNSKDGKGTLSMLSFEGAKIRLLRSLIIETETMQVLDFTVFPKAEYDIPIFCANFFTSAKTNIVVLDLNPLHDIINQHEYKEKYFKSLIPLGLKYAELFPWGGKLTSESINFFSPIVIWTKFTSNPEKYDILYSAFREYYKVWLKLICKADKETDESQIFHNLEAQHRYLTWRVEKDPGQGVLKKLIGDTLAKDMLRSFLFNGVDELGSKTFNDYFPRYCCQEGTLNKKGNVIGKSFENRPWNARGEFIEYFR; this is encoded by the exons ATGGGTTTTAGAATTAGCGGTTCCTCCTCTTCATCATGCTTTTGTTTGCAACGTACGCTTCTTCCTCCGTTAACAGCAATAGCCACTTCCACTCGTGGCTTCAAGAGGAGGAGTAATTGCATACCGAGTTGTTCAGTATCTTATCGCAAGTTTGTTGAGTTTGCTTTGGATGAAACCACACTCCACACTCACTTGATCCCTTCGCCTTTACAG GAAAAGTACAATTTCATGAATTCCAAGGATGGTAAAGGAACTCTTAGTATGCTATCATTTGAAGGTGCCAAAATTAGGCTTCTACGAAGTTTGATCATTGAGACAGAAACAATGcag GTTTTGGATTTTACTGTCTTTCCAAAAGCAGAATATGACATACCCATATTTTGTGCTAACTTTTTCACCTCTGCTAAAACAAACATTGTTGTGTT GGACCTTAACCCCTTGCATGATATCATCAATCAGCATGAGTACAAGGAGAAGTACTTTAAAAGCTTAATTCCTCTCGGCCTTAAATATGCTGAG CTTTTTCCATGGGGAGGGAAGCTCACAAGTGAgtccataaattttttttcaccaaTTGTCATCTGGACAAAGTTTACCTCAAACCCAGAAAAATATGATATTCTGTATTCCGCATTTAGGGAATATTACAAG GTATGGTTGAAATTGATATGCAAAGCAGATAAAGAGACAGATGAATCTCAGATTTTCCACAACCTCGAAGCACAACATAGATATCTAACATGGAGAGTTGAAAAG GATCCAGGACAAGGTGTTTTGAAGAAGCTGATTGGTGACACACTTGCCAAG GATATGCTGAGAAGCTTTCTCTTTAATGGAGTTGATGAACTAGGAAGCAAAACATTCAATGATTATTTTCCACGCTACTGCTGTCAAGAGGGAACTCTAAATAAAAAAGGCAATGTTATTGGGAAGTCCTTTGAAAATCGCCCATGGAATGCTAGAGGAGAATTTATTG AATATTTTAGGTGA
- the LOC100791053 gene encoding phytochromobilin:ferredoxin oxidoreductase, chloroplastic isoform X4 produces MGFRISGSSSSSCFCLQRTLLPPLTAIATSTRGFKRRSNCIPSCSVSYRKFVEFALDETTLHTHLIPSPLQEKYNFMNSKDGKGTLSMLSFEGAKIRLLRSLIIETETMQVLDFTVFPKAEYDIPIFCANFFTSAKTNIVVLDLNPLHDIINQHEYKEKYFKSLIPLGLKYAEVWLKLICKADKETDESQIFHNLEAQHRYLTWRVEKDPGQGVLKKLIGDTLAKDMLRSFLFNGVDELGSKTFNDYFPRYCCQEGTLNKKGNVIGKSFENRPWNARGEFIGNRFSNWPV; encoded by the exons ATGGGTTTTAGAATTAGCGGTTCCTCCTCTTCATCATGCTTTTGTTTGCAACGTACGCTTCTTCCTCCGTTAACAGCAATAGCCACTTCCACTCGTGGCTTCAAGAGGAGGAGTAATTGCATACCGAGTTGTTCAGTATCTTATCGCAAGTTTGTTGAGTTTGCTTTGGATGAAACCACACTCCACACTCACTTGATCCCTTCGCCTTTACAG GAAAAGTACAATTTCATGAATTCCAAGGATGGTAAAGGAACTCTTAGTATGCTATCATTTGAAGGTGCCAAAATTAGGCTTCTACGAAGTTTGATCATTGAGACAGAAACAATGcag GTTTTGGATTTTACTGTCTTTCCAAAAGCAGAATATGACATACCCATATTTTGTGCTAACTTTTTCACCTCTGCTAAAACAAACATTGTTGTGTT GGACCTTAACCCCTTGCATGATATCATCAATCAGCATGAGTACAAGGAGAAGTACTTTAAAAGCTTAATTCCTCTCGGCCTTAAATATGCTGAG GTATGGTTGAAATTGATATGCAAAGCAGATAAAGAGACAGATGAATCTCAGATTTTCCACAACCTCGAAGCACAACATAGATATCTAACATGGAGAGTTGAAAAG GATCCAGGACAAGGTGTTTTGAAGAAGCTGATTGGTGACACACTTGCCAAG GATATGCTGAGAAGCTTTCTCTTTAATGGAGTTGATGAACTAGGAAGCAAAACATTCAATGATTATTTTCCACGCTACTGCTGTCAAGAGGGAACTCTAAATAAAAAAGGCAATGTTATTGGGAAGTCCTTTGAAAATCGCCCATGGAATGCTAGAGGAGAATTTATTGGTAACAGATTTTCAAATTGGCCTGTCTAA
- the LOC100791053 gene encoding phytochromobilin:ferredoxin oxidoreductase, chloroplastic isoform X1, which translates to MGFRISGSSSSSCFCLQRTLLPPLTAIATSTRGFKRRSNCIPSCSVSYRKFVEFALDETTLHTHLIPSPLQEKYNFMNSKDGKGTLSMLSFEGAKIRLLRSLIIETETMQVLDFTVFPKAEYDIPIFCANFFTSAKTNIVVLDLNPLHDIINQHEYKEKYFKSLIPLGLKYAELFPWGGKLTSESINFFSPIVIWTKFTSNPEKYDILYSAFREYYKVWLKLICKADKETDESQIFHNLEAQHRYLTWRVEKDPGQGVLKKLIGDTLAKDMLRSFLFNGVDELGSKTFNDYFPRYCCQEGTLNKKGNVIGKSFENRPWNARGEFIGNRFSNWPV; encoded by the exons ATGGGTTTTAGAATTAGCGGTTCCTCCTCTTCATCATGCTTTTGTTTGCAACGTACGCTTCTTCCTCCGTTAACAGCAATAGCCACTTCCACTCGTGGCTTCAAGAGGAGGAGTAATTGCATACCGAGTTGTTCAGTATCTTATCGCAAGTTTGTTGAGTTTGCTTTGGATGAAACCACACTCCACACTCACTTGATCCCTTCGCCTTTACAG GAAAAGTACAATTTCATGAATTCCAAGGATGGTAAAGGAACTCTTAGTATGCTATCATTTGAAGGTGCCAAAATTAGGCTTCTACGAAGTTTGATCATTGAGACAGAAACAATGcag GTTTTGGATTTTACTGTCTTTCCAAAAGCAGAATATGACATACCCATATTTTGTGCTAACTTTTTCACCTCTGCTAAAACAAACATTGTTGTGTT GGACCTTAACCCCTTGCATGATATCATCAATCAGCATGAGTACAAGGAGAAGTACTTTAAAAGCTTAATTCCTCTCGGCCTTAAATATGCTGAG CTTTTTCCATGGGGAGGGAAGCTCACAAGTGAgtccataaattttttttcaccaaTTGTCATCTGGACAAAGTTTACCTCAAACCCAGAAAAATATGATATTCTGTATTCCGCATTTAGGGAATATTACAAG GTATGGTTGAAATTGATATGCAAAGCAGATAAAGAGACAGATGAATCTCAGATTTTCCACAACCTCGAAGCACAACATAGATATCTAACATGGAGAGTTGAAAAG GATCCAGGACAAGGTGTTTTGAAGAAGCTGATTGGTGACACACTTGCCAAG GATATGCTGAGAAGCTTTCTCTTTAATGGAGTTGATGAACTAGGAAGCAAAACATTCAATGATTATTTTCCACGCTACTGCTGTCAAGAGGGAACTCTAAATAAAAAAGGCAATGTTATTGGGAAGTCCTTTGAAAATCGCCCATGGAATGCTAGAGGAGAATTTATTGGTAACAGATTTTCAAATTGGCCTGTCTAA